The Bubalus bubalis isolate 160015118507 breed Murrah chromosome 18, NDDB_SH_1, whole genome shotgun sequence genome contains a region encoding:
- the TERB1 gene encoding telomere repeats-binding bouquet formation protein 1 isoform X5 translates to MSGELENPGLRGKGPRDHLCSSKGVSSSYLEVKTDLNLLLECLKYQMDNAFSQKEALVTIHSICQQNSNAGLYFREIGGLMFVKNLAKSSEHSMVKEAALYTLGAVAEQNVYCQQTLCTSELFEDLTWFLSNSDSNTNLKRMSVYVILVLVSNNRTGQTLVRETGCISVLLQLFKTVLSKYELNLSDESAFQSYQLWSSVCSTLCVCVNNPQNDENQMLCCSLFTHANDWLINCMKAEIIRPICSFIGLTLANNTYVQKYFISVGGLDVLSQVLVQLESDSHKTPFSAKLAVVVTKTVDACIADNPTFGVVLSKYHIVSKLLALLLLDSLDSGEKFSVILTLGHCTEDCEENQYDFFKNNGLPLMIQALTESQSEELNKAATFVLHNCKKITEKLSLSLGEYSFDKNEEHLKDINMKEKNLEDYWKKAKEILHRIEELETEGNEENIKGENYKNNVSSVNINIQDTLKHLHADSSGGVPKAEDKDKSQARKLHGSKSHKVMSKACTNDDQVKMVLRSANPVNACYRESGKNKTLCTANSSCKQNLCEETTSEKKNFVSQSRDHIFKHPTPIAQNTKQHLPVTDPFTLCSDIINKEVISFLETDSCSKMLRYRCSGCIAVGKSLNSRNFSKLLHCCPYQCDRHKVIVEAEDRYKSELRKSLICNKKILLTPRRRRQLSSESTTPGRIIMEPFGKTVAVRQRKEEFVKTLPKKK, encoded by the exons AAGTGAAGACTGACCTGAACTTATTATTGGAGTGTCTGAAGTATCAAATGGACAATGCTTTTTCACAAAAGGAAGCTTTGGTTACCATTCATTCAATTTGCCAACAAAACA GTAATGCAGGTCTTTATTTTCGGGAAATTGGTGGTTTGATGTTTGTGAAAAATCTTGCAAAGTCAAGTGAACATAGTATGGTAAAAGAAGCAGCCTTATATACATTAGGAGCTGTTGCAGAGCAAAATG TTTACTGTCAGCAGACTTTGTGTACTTCAGAATTGTTTGAAGACTTAACTTGGTTCTTATCTAACAGTGATTCAAacacaaatttgaaaagaatgtcTGTTTATGTTATTTTGGTTCTGGTTTCAAATAACA GGACTGGACAGACACTTGTGAGAGAAACAGGTTGTATTTCAGTTCTATTACAGTTGTTCAA GACTGTTCTTTCAAAATATGAGTTGAATTTGTCAGATGAAAGTGCTTTTCAGAGTTATCAGTTGTGGTCTTCAGTGTGTAGtactctgtgtgtctgtgtcaacAATCCTCAAAATG ATGAAAATCAAATGCTTTGCTGCTCACTTTTTACACATGCTAATGACTGGCTGATAAATTGCATGAAAGCTGAGATAATTCGCCCTATTTGCTCATTTATTGGACTCACTCTTGCAAATAACA CTTATGTTCAGAAATACTTTATATCTGTGGGTGGACTGGATGTATTGTCTCAAGTTCTTGTGCAGCTGGAATCTGATTCACACAAGACTCCTTTCAGTGCTAAACTTGCAGTGGTGGTGACAAAGACAGTGGATGCATGCATTGCTGATAATC cTACTTTTGGTGTTGTATTATCCAAGTACCACATTGTTTCAAAACTTCTGGCATTGCTGCTTCTTGACAGCCTGGATTCAGGAGAAAAATTTAGTGTCATACTTACTCTTGGTCATTGTACAGAGGATTGTG AGGAAAATCagtatgacttttttaaaaacaatggccTTCCACTCATGATACAAGCCTTAACTGAATCTCAGAGTGAGGAACTAAACAAAGCTGCCACTTTCGTGCTTCACAACTGCAAAAAAATTA CTGAGAAGTTATCTCTAAGTCTAGGAGAATATTCTTTTGATAAAAATGAAGAGCATTTAAAGGACATAAATATGAAAGAGAAGAATCTTGAAGATTactggaagaaagcaaaggaaattttACACAGAATAGAAGAACttgaaacagaaggaaatgag gaaaatataaaaggaGAGAATTATAAGAATAATGTTTCATCTGTGAACATAAATATTCAAGATACACTGAAACACCTCCATGCAGATAGCAGCGGTGGTGTTCCCAAAGCAGAGGATAAAGATAAAAGCCAGGCTAGAAAGCTACATGGTTCTAAGTCCCATAAAGTCATGTCTAAAGCATGTACAAATGATGATCAAGTGAAGATGGTGTTACGGAGTGCAAATCCAGTTAATGCTTGTTATAGGGAGAGTGGGAAAAATAAGACTTTATGTACAGCCAATTCAAGCTGCAAACAAAACCTATGTGAAGAAACAACTTCTGAAAAAAAGAACTTTGTTTCTCAGTCAAG AGACCATATTTTTAAACACCCAACTCCTATTGCCCAAAACACAAAGCAACACTTACCAGTAACAG atCCATTTACATTATGTTCAGatataataaataaagaagtCATCAGTTTTCTAGAAACAGACAGTTGTTCCAAAATGTTGAGGTATAGATGCTCag gttGCATAGCAGTAGGAAAATCCCTGAATAGTCGAAATTTTAGCAAGCTCTTGCACTGTTGCCCATACCAATGTGATCGTCACAAAGTCATTGTGGAAGCTGAAGACAGATATAAAAGTGAACTAAGGAAATCACTTATCTGTAACAAAA AAATTCTGCTGACCCCACGTAGAAGACGTCAACTCAGTAGTGAATCTACTACCCCTGGAAGAATAA TTATGGAGCCCTTTGGGAAGACTGTAGCTGTAAGACAG agaaaagaagaattcGTAAAAACTttaccaaagaagaaataa
- the TERB1 gene encoding telomere repeats-binding bouquet formation protein 1 isoform X3, which produces MSGELENPGLRGKGPRDHLCSSKGVSSSYLEVKTDLNLLLECLKYQMDNAFSQKEALVTIHSICQQNSNAGLYFREIGGLMFVKNLAKSSEHSMVKEAALYTLGAVAEQNVYCQQTLCTSELFEDLTWFLSNSDSNTNLKRMSVYVILVLVSNNRTGQTLVRETGCISVLLQLFKTVLSKYELNLSDESAFQSYQLWSSVCSTLCVCVNNPQNDENQMLCCSLFTHANDWLINCMKAEIIRPICSFIGLTLANNTYVQKYFISVGGLDVLSQVLVQLESDSHKTPFSAKLAVVVTKTVDACIADNPTFGVVLSKYHIVSKLLALLLLDSLDSGEKFSVILTLGHCTEDCEENQYDFFKNNGLPLMIQALTESQSEELNKAATFVLHNCKKITEKLSLSLGEYSFDKNEEHLKDINMKEKNLEDYWKKAKEILHRIEELETEGNEENIKGENYKNNVSSVNINIQDTLKHLHADSSGGVPKAEDKDKSQARKLHGSKSHKVMSKACTNDDQVKMVLRSANPVNACYRESGKNKTLCTANSSCKQNLCEETTSEKKNFVSQSRDHIFKHPTPIAQNTKQHLPVTDPFTLCSDIINKEVISFLETDSCSKMLRYRCSGCIAVGKSLNSRNFSKLLHCCPYQCDRHKVIVEAEDRYKSELRKSLICNKKILLTPRRRRQLSSESTTPGRIIMEPFGKTVAVRQQGRKAVDLAHKYHRLTKCPKHVAP; this is translated from the exons AAGTGAAGACTGACCTGAACTTATTATTGGAGTGTCTGAAGTATCAAATGGACAATGCTTTTTCACAAAAGGAAGCTTTGGTTACCATTCATTCAATTTGCCAACAAAACA GTAATGCAGGTCTTTATTTTCGGGAAATTGGTGGTTTGATGTTTGTGAAAAATCTTGCAAAGTCAAGTGAACATAGTATGGTAAAAGAAGCAGCCTTATATACATTAGGAGCTGTTGCAGAGCAAAATG TTTACTGTCAGCAGACTTTGTGTACTTCAGAATTGTTTGAAGACTTAACTTGGTTCTTATCTAACAGTGATTCAAacacaaatttgaaaagaatgtcTGTTTATGTTATTTTGGTTCTGGTTTCAAATAACA GGACTGGACAGACACTTGTGAGAGAAACAGGTTGTATTTCAGTTCTATTACAGTTGTTCAA GACTGTTCTTTCAAAATATGAGTTGAATTTGTCAGATGAAAGTGCTTTTCAGAGTTATCAGTTGTGGTCTTCAGTGTGTAGtactctgtgtgtctgtgtcaacAATCCTCAAAATG ATGAAAATCAAATGCTTTGCTGCTCACTTTTTACACATGCTAATGACTGGCTGATAAATTGCATGAAAGCTGAGATAATTCGCCCTATTTGCTCATTTATTGGACTCACTCTTGCAAATAACA CTTATGTTCAGAAATACTTTATATCTGTGGGTGGACTGGATGTATTGTCTCAAGTTCTTGTGCAGCTGGAATCTGATTCACACAAGACTCCTTTCAGTGCTAAACTTGCAGTGGTGGTGACAAAGACAGTGGATGCATGCATTGCTGATAATC cTACTTTTGGTGTTGTATTATCCAAGTACCACATTGTTTCAAAACTTCTGGCATTGCTGCTTCTTGACAGCCTGGATTCAGGAGAAAAATTTAGTGTCATACTTACTCTTGGTCATTGTACAGAGGATTGTG AGGAAAATCagtatgacttttttaaaaacaatggccTTCCACTCATGATACAAGCCTTAACTGAATCTCAGAGTGAGGAACTAAACAAAGCTGCCACTTTCGTGCTTCACAACTGCAAAAAAATTA CTGAGAAGTTATCTCTAAGTCTAGGAGAATATTCTTTTGATAAAAATGAAGAGCATTTAAAGGACATAAATATGAAAGAGAAGAATCTTGAAGATTactggaagaaagcaaaggaaattttACACAGAATAGAAGAACttgaaacagaaggaaatgag gaaaatataaaaggaGAGAATTATAAGAATAATGTTTCATCTGTGAACATAAATATTCAAGATACACTGAAACACCTCCATGCAGATAGCAGCGGTGGTGTTCCCAAAGCAGAGGATAAAGATAAAAGCCAGGCTAGAAAGCTACATGGTTCTAAGTCCCATAAAGTCATGTCTAAAGCATGTACAAATGATGATCAAGTGAAGATGGTGTTACGGAGTGCAAATCCAGTTAATGCTTGTTATAGGGAGAGTGGGAAAAATAAGACTTTATGTACAGCCAATTCAAGCTGCAAACAAAACCTATGTGAAGAAACAACTTCTGAAAAAAAGAACTTTGTTTCTCAGTCAAG AGACCATATTTTTAAACACCCAACTCCTATTGCCCAAAACACAAAGCAACACTTACCAGTAACAG atCCATTTACATTATGTTCAGatataataaataaagaagtCATCAGTTTTCTAGAAACAGACAGTTGTTCCAAAATGTTGAGGTATAGATGCTCag gttGCATAGCAGTAGGAAAATCCCTGAATAGTCGAAATTTTAGCAAGCTCTTGCACTGTTGCCCATACCAATGTGATCGTCACAAAGTCATTGTGGAAGCTGAAGACAGATATAAAAGTGAACTAAGGAAATCACTTATCTGTAACAAAA AAATTCTGCTGACCCCACGTAGAAGACGTCAACTCAGTAGTGAATCTACTACCCCTGGAAGAATAA TTATGGAGCCCTTTGGGAAGACTGTAGCTGTAAGACAG CAAGGACGGAAGGCTGTGGACCTTGCTCACAAATACCACAGGCTGACCAAATGCCCCAAGCATGTGGCTCCTTGA
- the TERB1 gene encoding telomere repeats-binding bouquet formation protein 1 isoform X8: MSGELENPGLRGKGPRDHLCSSKGVSSSYLEVKTDLNLLLECLKYQMDNAFSQKEALVTIHSICQQNSNAGLYFREIGGLMFVKNLAKSSEHSMVKEAALYTLGAVAEQNVYCQQTLCTSELFEDLTWFLSNSDSNTNLKRMSVYVILVLVSNNRTGQTLVRETGCISVLLQLFKTVLSKYELNLSDESAFQSYQLWSSVCSTLCVCVNNPQNDENQMLCCSLFTHANDWLINCMKAEIIRPICSFIGLTLANNTYVQKYFISVGGLDVLSQVLVQLESDSHKTPFSAKLAVVVTKTVDACIADNPTFGVVLSKYHIVSKLLALLLLDSLDSGEKFSVILTLGHCTEDCEENQYDFFKNNGLPLMIQALTESQSEELNKAATFVLHNCKKITEKLSLSLGEYSFDKNEEHLKDINMKEKNLEDYWKKAKEILHRIEELETEGNEENIKGENYKNNVSSVNINIQDTLKHLHADSSGGVPKAEDKDKSQARKLHGSKSHKVMSKACTNDDQVKMVLRSANPVNACYRESGKNKTLCTANSSCKQNLCEETTSEKKNFVSQSRDHIFKHPTPIAQNTKQHLPVTDPFTLCSDIINKEVISFLETDSCSKMLRYRCSEILLTPRRRRQLSSESTTPGRIIMEPFGKTVAVRQQGRKAVDLAHKYHRLTKCPKHVAP; the protein is encoded by the exons AAGTGAAGACTGACCTGAACTTATTATTGGAGTGTCTGAAGTATCAAATGGACAATGCTTTTTCACAAAAGGAAGCTTTGGTTACCATTCATTCAATTTGCCAACAAAACA GTAATGCAGGTCTTTATTTTCGGGAAATTGGTGGTTTGATGTTTGTGAAAAATCTTGCAAAGTCAAGTGAACATAGTATGGTAAAAGAAGCAGCCTTATATACATTAGGAGCTGTTGCAGAGCAAAATG TTTACTGTCAGCAGACTTTGTGTACTTCAGAATTGTTTGAAGACTTAACTTGGTTCTTATCTAACAGTGATTCAAacacaaatttgaaaagaatgtcTGTTTATGTTATTTTGGTTCTGGTTTCAAATAACA GGACTGGACAGACACTTGTGAGAGAAACAGGTTGTATTTCAGTTCTATTACAGTTGTTCAA GACTGTTCTTTCAAAATATGAGTTGAATTTGTCAGATGAAAGTGCTTTTCAGAGTTATCAGTTGTGGTCTTCAGTGTGTAGtactctgtgtgtctgtgtcaacAATCCTCAAAATG ATGAAAATCAAATGCTTTGCTGCTCACTTTTTACACATGCTAATGACTGGCTGATAAATTGCATGAAAGCTGAGATAATTCGCCCTATTTGCTCATTTATTGGACTCACTCTTGCAAATAACA CTTATGTTCAGAAATACTTTATATCTGTGGGTGGACTGGATGTATTGTCTCAAGTTCTTGTGCAGCTGGAATCTGATTCACACAAGACTCCTTTCAGTGCTAAACTTGCAGTGGTGGTGACAAAGACAGTGGATGCATGCATTGCTGATAATC cTACTTTTGGTGTTGTATTATCCAAGTACCACATTGTTTCAAAACTTCTGGCATTGCTGCTTCTTGACAGCCTGGATTCAGGAGAAAAATTTAGTGTCATACTTACTCTTGGTCATTGTACAGAGGATTGTG AGGAAAATCagtatgacttttttaaaaacaatggccTTCCACTCATGATACAAGCCTTAACTGAATCTCAGAGTGAGGAACTAAACAAAGCTGCCACTTTCGTGCTTCACAACTGCAAAAAAATTA CTGAGAAGTTATCTCTAAGTCTAGGAGAATATTCTTTTGATAAAAATGAAGAGCATTTAAAGGACATAAATATGAAAGAGAAGAATCTTGAAGATTactggaagaaagcaaaggaaattttACACAGAATAGAAGAACttgaaacagaaggaaatgag gaaaatataaaaggaGAGAATTATAAGAATAATGTTTCATCTGTGAACATAAATATTCAAGATACACTGAAACACCTCCATGCAGATAGCAGCGGTGGTGTTCCCAAAGCAGAGGATAAAGATAAAAGCCAGGCTAGAAAGCTACATGGTTCTAAGTCCCATAAAGTCATGTCTAAAGCATGTACAAATGATGATCAAGTGAAGATGGTGTTACGGAGTGCAAATCCAGTTAATGCTTGTTATAGGGAGAGTGGGAAAAATAAGACTTTATGTACAGCCAATTCAAGCTGCAAACAAAACCTATGTGAAGAAACAACTTCTGAAAAAAAGAACTTTGTTTCTCAGTCAAG AGACCATATTTTTAAACACCCAACTCCTATTGCCCAAAACACAAAGCAACACTTACCAGTAACAG atCCATTTACATTATGTTCAGatataataaataaagaagtCATCAGTTTTCTAGAAACAGACAGTTGTTCCAAAATGTTGAGGTATAGATGCTCag AAATTCTGCTGACCCCACGTAGAAGACGTCAACTCAGTAGTGAATCTACTACCCCTGGAAGAATAA TTATGGAGCCCTTTGGGAAGACTGTAGCTGTAAGACAG CAAGGACGGAAGGCTGTGGACCTTGCTCACAAATACCACAGGCTGACCAAATGCCCCAAGCATGTGGCTCCTTGA
- the TERB1 gene encoding telomere repeats-binding bouquet formation protein 1 isoform X7, whose translation MSGELENPGLRGKGPRDHLCSSKGVSSSYLEVKTDLNLLLECLKYQMDNAFSQKEALVTIHSICQQNSNAGLYFREIGGLMFVKNLAKSSEHSMVKEAALYTLGAVAEQNVYCQQTLCTSELFEDLTWFLSNSDSNTNLKRMSVYVILVLVSNNRTGQTLVRETGCISVLLQLFKTVLSKYELNLSDESAFQSYQLWSSVCSTLCVCVNNPQNDENQMLCCSLFTHANDWLINCMKAEIIRPICSFIGLTLANNTYVQKYFISVGGLDVLSQVLVQLESDSHKTPFSAKLAVVVTKTVDACIADNPTFGVVLSKYHIVSKLLALLLLDSLDSGEKFSVILTLGHCTEDCEENQYDFFKNNGLPLMIQALTESQSEELNKAATFVLHNCKKITEKLSLSLGEYSFDKNEEHLKDINMKEKNLEDYWKKAKEILHRIEELETEGNEENIKGENYKNNVSSVNINIQDTLKHLHADSSGGVPKAEDKDKSQARKLHGSKSHKVMSKACTNDDQVKMVLRSANPVNACYRESGKNKTLCTANSSCKQNLCEETTSEKKNFVSQSRDHIFKHPTPIAQNTKQHLPVTDPFTLCSDIINKEVISFLETDSCSKMLRYRCSEILLTPRRRRQLSSESTTPGRIKKRRIRKNFTKEEINYLFNGVKKMGNHWNLILWSFPFQQGRKAVDLAHKYHRLTKCPKHVAP comes from the exons AAGTGAAGACTGACCTGAACTTATTATTGGAGTGTCTGAAGTATCAAATGGACAATGCTTTTTCACAAAAGGAAGCTTTGGTTACCATTCATTCAATTTGCCAACAAAACA GTAATGCAGGTCTTTATTTTCGGGAAATTGGTGGTTTGATGTTTGTGAAAAATCTTGCAAAGTCAAGTGAACATAGTATGGTAAAAGAAGCAGCCTTATATACATTAGGAGCTGTTGCAGAGCAAAATG TTTACTGTCAGCAGACTTTGTGTACTTCAGAATTGTTTGAAGACTTAACTTGGTTCTTATCTAACAGTGATTCAAacacaaatttgaaaagaatgtcTGTTTATGTTATTTTGGTTCTGGTTTCAAATAACA GGACTGGACAGACACTTGTGAGAGAAACAGGTTGTATTTCAGTTCTATTACAGTTGTTCAA GACTGTTCTTTCAAAATATGAGTTGAATTTGTCAGATGAAAGTGCTTTTCAGAGTTATCAGTTGTGGTCTTCAGTGTGTAGtactctgtgtgtctgtgtcaacAATCCTCAAAATG ATGAAAATCAAATGCTTTGCTGCTCACTTTTTACACATGCTAATGACTGGCTGATAAATTGCATGAAAGCTGAGATAATTCGCCCTATTTGCTCATTTATTGGACTCACTCTTGCAAATAACA CTTATGTTCAGAAATACTTTATATCTGTGGGTGGACTGGATGTATTGTCTCAAGTTCTTGTGCAGCTGGAATCTGATTCACACAAGACTCCTTTCAGTGCTAAACTTGCAGTGGTGGTGACAAAGACAGTGGATGCATGCATTGCTGATAATC cTACTTTTGGTGTTGTATTATCCAAGTACCACATTGTTTCAAAACTTCTGGCATTGCTGCTTCTTGACAGCCTGGATTCAGGAGAAAAATTTAGTGTCATACTTACTCTTGGTCATTGTACAGAGGATTGTG AGGAAAATCagtatgacttttttaaaaacaatggccTTCCACTCATGATACAAGCCTTAACTGAATCTCAGAGTGAGGAACTAAACAAAGCTGCCACTTTCGTGCTTCACAACTGCAAAAAAATTA CTGAGAAGTTATCTCTAAGTCTAGGAGAATATTCTTTTGATAAAAATGAAGAGCATTTAAAGGACATAAATATGAAAGAGAAGAATCTTGAAGATTactggaagaaagcaaaggaaattttACACAGAATAGAAGAACttgaaacagaaggaaatgag gaaaatataaaaggaGAGAATTATAAGAATAATGTTTCATCTGTGAACATAAATATTCAAGATACACTGAAACACCTCCATGCAGATAGCAGCGGTGGTGTTCCCAAAGCAGAGGATAAAGATAAAAGCCAGGCTAGAAAGCTACATGGTTCTAAGTCCCATAAAGTCATGTCTAAAGCATGTACAAATGATGATCAAGTGAAGATGGTGTTACGGAGTGCAAATCCAGTTAATGCTTGTTATAGGGAGAGTGGGAAAAATAAGACTTTATGTACAGCCAATTCAAGCTGCAAACAAAACCTATGTGAAGAAACAACTTCTGAAAAAAAGAACTTTGTTTCTCAGTCAAG AGACCATATTTTTAAACACCCAACTCCTATTGCCCAAAACACAAAGCAACACTTACCAGTAACAG atCCATTTACATTATGTTCAGatataataaataaagaagtCATCAGTTTTCTAGAAACAGACAGTTGTTCCAAAATGTTGAGGTATAGATGCTCag AAATTCTGCTGACCCCACGTAGAAGACGTCAACTCAGTAGTGAATCTACTACCCCTGGAAGAATAA agaaaagaagaattcGTAAAAACTttaccaaagaagaaataaactaccTTTTCAATGGAGttaaaaaaatgggaaatcaCTGGAATTTAATTTTGTGGTCTTTCCCCTTTCAGCAAGGACGGAAGGCTGTGGACCTTGCTCACAAATACCACAGGCTGACCAAATGCCCCAAGCATGTGGCTCCTTGA
- the TERB1 gene encoding telomere repeats-binding bouquet formation protein 1 isoform X10: MSGELENPGLRGKGPRDHLCSSKGVSSSYLEVKTDLNLLLECLKYQMDNAFSQKEALVTIHSICQQNSNAGLYFREIGGLMFVKNLAKSSEHSMVKEAALYTLGAVAEQNVYCQQTLCTSELFEDLTWFLSNSDSNTNLKRMSVYVILVLVSNNRTGQTLVRETGCISVLLQLFKTVLSKYELNLSDESAFQSYQLWSSVCSTLCVCVNNPQNDENQMLCCSLFTHANDWLINCMKAEIIRPICSFIGLTLANNTYVQKYFISVGGLDVLSQVLVQLESDSHKTPFSAKLAVVVTKTVDACIADNPTFGVVLSKYHIVSKLLALLLLDSLDSGEKFSVILTLGHCTEDCEENQYDFFKNNGLPLMIQALTESQSEELNKAATFVLHNCKKITEKLSLSLGEYSFDKNEEHLKDINMKEKNLEDYWKKAKEILHRIEELETEGNEENIKGENYKNNVSSVNINIQDTLKHLHADSSGGVPKAEDKDKSQARKLHGSKSHKVMSKACTNDDQVKMVLRSANPVNACYRESGKNKTLCTANSSCKQNLCEETTSEKKNFVSQSRDHIFKHPTPIAQNTKQHLPVTDPFTLCSDIINKEVISFLETDSCSKMLRYRCSGCIAVGKSLNSRNFSKLLHCCPYQCDRHKVIVEAEDRYKSELRKSLICNKS; encoded by the exons AAGTGAAGACTGACCTGAACTTATTATTGGAGTGTCTGAAGTATCAAATGGACAATGCTTTTTCACAAAAGGAAGCTTTGGTTACCATTCATTCAATTTGCCAACAAAACA GTAATGCAGGTCTTTATTTTCGGGAAATTGGTGGTTTGATGTTTGTGAAAAATCTTGCAAAGTCAAGTGAACATAGTATGGTAAAAGAAGCAGCCTTATATACATTAGGAGCTGTTGCAGAGCAAAATG TTTACTGTCAGCAGACTTTGTGTACTTCAGAATTGTTTGAAGACTTAACTTGGTTCTTATCTAACAGTGATTCAAacacaaatttgaaaagaatgtcTGTTTATGTTATTTTGGTTCTGGTTTCAAATAACA GGACTGGACAGACACTTGTGAGAGAAACAGGTTGTATTTCAGTTCTATTACAGTTGTTCAA GACTGTTCTTTCAAAATATGAGTTGAATTTGTCAGATGAAAGTGCTTTTCAGAGTTATCAGTTGTGGTCTTCAGTGTGTAGtactctgtgtgtctgtgtcaacAATCCTCAAAATG ATGAAAATCAAATGCTTTGCTGCTCACTTTTTACACATGCTAATGACTGGCTGATAAATTGCATGAAAGCTGAGATAATTCGCCCTATTTGCTCATTTATTGGACTCACTCTTGCAAATAACA CTTATGTTCAGAAATACTTTATATCTGTGGGTGGACTGGATGTATTGTCTCAAGTTCTTGTGCAGCTGGAATCTGATTCACACAAGACTCCTTTCAGTGCTAAACTTGCAGTGGTGGTGACAAAGACAGTGGATGCATGCATTGCTGATAATC cTACTTTTGGTGTTGTATTATCCAAGTACCACATTGTTTCAAAACTTCTGGCATTGCTGCTTCTTGACAGCCTGGATTCAGGAGAAAAATTTAGTGTCATACTTACTCTTGGTCATTGTACAGAGGATTGTG AGGAAAATCagtatgacttttttaaaaacaatggccTTCCACTCATGATACAAGCCTTAACTGAATCTCAGAGTGAGGAACTAAACAAAGCTGCCACTTTCGTGCTTCACAACTGCAAAAAAATTA CTGAGAAGTTATCTCTAAGTCTAGGAGAATATTCTTTTGATAAAAATGAAGAGCATTTAAAGGACATAAATATGAAAGAGAAGAATCTTGAAGATTactggaagaaagcaaaggaaattttACACAGAATAGAAGAACttgaaacagaaggaaatgag gaaaatataaaaggaGAGAATTATAAGAATAATGTTTCATCTGTGAACATAAATATTCAAGATACACTGAAACACCTCCATGCAGATAGCAGCGGTGGTGTTCCCAAAGCAGAGGATAAAGATAAAAGCCAGGCTAGAAAGCTACATGGTTCTAAGTCCCATAAAGTCATGTCTAAAGCATGTACAAATGATGATCAAGTGAAGATGGTGTTACGGAGTGCAAATCCAGTTAATGCTTGTTATAGGGAGAGTGGGAAAAATAAGACTTTATGTACAGCCAATTCAAGCTGCAAACAAAACCTATGTGAAGAAACAACTTCTGAAAAAAAGAACTTTGTTTCTCAGTCAAG AGACCATATTTTTAAACACCCAACTCCTATTGCCCAAAACACAAAGCAACACTTACCAGTAACAG atCCATTTACATTATGTTCAGatataataaataaagaagtCATCAGTTTTCTAGAAACAGACAGTTGTTCCAAAATGTTGAGGTATAGATGCTCag gttGCATAGCAGTAGGAAAATCCCTGAATAGTCGAAATTTTAGCAAGCTCTTGCACTGTTGCCCATACCAATGTGATCGTCACAAAGTCATTGTGGAAGCTGAAGACAGATATAAAAGTGAACTAAGGAAATCACTTATCTGTAACAAAA GCTAA